The following coding sequences are from one Anolis sagrei isolate rAnoSag1 chromosome 6, rAnoSag1.mat, whole genome shotgun sequence window:
- the LOC132777481 gene encoding membrane progesterone receptor epsilon-like, producing MGGGGQRPSPLPTSPSSPPPSPSSLGAPLLLRWSEVPPSVTESFILSGYRCPGYSLTQCLASAFRPTNETGNFWTHFLAVFVFAFRFGELFWGAEGPGAKGASDPFYYPLWSYFLGVCGLLLASSLAHLLNSMSLVIREVCFYIDYGTISAYTVGSSLAYFYYIYPRGGETAISANLSLAPELDVGGHALGSRPWLEALYVPSACLIALFCTLACCCTRRLWPRHRYLIRTLVFLLPFLVVSLPVFHKLWHSGATMGPTGHFFLRHCAWLLASGVFNVSKLPERLSPGRFDIWGHSHQWFHCCTFMSILDELHMIRGEIREVGRGHGGMGTPTFLSTFGVMLLLLALLAALVTWFGVRESHRQNGATRKEA from the coding sequence ATGGGTGGTGGGGGTCAGAGACCCTCCCCTTTGCccacctccccctcctctccccctccctccccctcctccctgggGGCCCCCCTGCTGCTGCGCTGGAGCGAGGTGCCCCCCTCGGTGACGGAGAGCTTCATCCTGAGCGGCTACCGCTGCCCGGGCTACTCCTTGACCCAGTGCCTGGCCTCCGCCTTCCGGCCCACCAACGAGACGGGCAACTTCTGGACCCACTTCCTGGCCGTCTTCGTCTTCGCCTTCCGCTTCGGGGAGCTCTTCTGGGGGGCCGAGGGGCCCGGGGCGAAGGGGGCGTCCGACCCCTTCTACTACCCGCTCTGGAGCTACTTCCTGGGGGTCTGCGGCCTGCTGCTGGCCAGTAGCCTGGCCCACCTCCTCAACTCCATGTCGCTGGTCATCCGTGAGGTCTGCTTCTATATTGACTACGGCACCATCAGCGCCTACACGGTGGGCTCCTCCTTGGCCTACTTCTACTACATCTATCCTCGTGGCGGAGAGACGGCAATCTCCGCCAACCTCTCCTTGGCCCCAGAATTGGACGTCGGTGGTCATGCTCTGGGGTCGCGCCCCTGGCTGGAGGCCCTCTACGTGCCCAGCGCCTGCCTCATTGCCCTCTTCTGCACTTTGGCTTGCTGCTGCACCCGCCGGCTCTGGCCGCGCCACCGCTACTTGATCCGCACTTTGGTTTTCCTGCTGCCCTTCCTGGTGGTCTCGCTGCCCGTCTTCCACAAGCTGTGGCATTCGGGGGCCACGATGGGACCCACCGGCCACTTCTTCCTGCGCCACTGCGCCTGGCTGCTGGCCTCGGGGGTCTTCAACGTCAGCAAGCTGCCCGAGCGCCTCAGCCCCGGCCGGTTTGACATCTGGGGCCACAGCCACCAGTGGTTCCACTGCTGCACCTTCATGAGCATCCTGGACGAGCTGCACATGATCCGGGGGGAGATCCGGGAGGTGGGACGCGGTCACGGCGGGATGGGGACCCCCACCTTCCTCTCCACGTTCGGGGTGATGCTGCTCCTGCTGGCCCTCCTGGCCGCCCTCGTCACGTGGTTCGGGGTCCGAGAGAGCCACCGGCAGAACGGGGCCACCAGGAAGGAGGCCTAG